A genomic window from Streptomyces sp. HUAS YS2 includes:
- a CDS encoding amino acid ABC transporter permease: MSLTSDLTSDLSKTEGTAAPRAVTPPRPALPLAFGATAGILAVAALAAATAWSVRDALPGGAMTAGAGALAVTVAVLPLLRPAVRALRAGRDAATAWAEERRADARRLTAEAREDARTVLGWCLVALCLLGGVWFVLANDRAVQRTFFDGDVIGLSITEIAAAFGTNLFIAVVAQLLILVWGLALALARMAPGRAGRPLRLLATGYIDGFRAVPAIIIIYLIGFGLPLAEVPLLSSLSPVWFAILALTLTYGAYVAEVFRAGIESIAPGQTAAARSLGLSQGATLRHVVLPQATRRVVPPLLNDFISLQKDTALVNVIGTIDAFNQSKIYASNHFNLSSVTVVALLFVVITIPQARLVDRLVARENKRGKEA, translated from the coding sequence GTGAGCCTGACCTCCGACCTGACCTCCGACCTGTCGAAGACCGAGGGGACCGCGGCGCCGCGCGCCGTGACCCCGCCCCGGCCGGCCCTGCCGCTCGCGTTCGGCGCGACGGCCGGCATCCTCGCCGTCGCCGCCCTCGCCGCGGCCACCGCCTGGTCCGTACGCGACGCCCTGCCCGGCGGCGCAATGACGGCCGGCGCCGGCGCGCTCGCGGTGACCGTCGCCGTACTGCCGCTGCTGCGGCCCGCCGTGCGCGCCCTGCGCGCGGGCCGGGACGCCGCCACCGCCTGGGCGGAGGAGCGCAGGGCCGACGCCCGGCGCCTGACCGCCGAGGCCCGCGAGGACGCCCGGACCGTCCTCGGCTGGTGCCTGGTCGCGCTCTGCCTCCTCGGCGGGGTGTGGTTCGTCCTGGCCAACGACCGCGCCGTCCAGCGCACCTTCTTCGACGGCGACGTCATCGGCCTCAGCATCACCGAGATCGCCGCCGCCTTCGGCACCAACCTCTTCATCGCCGTCGTCGCCCAACTGCTGATCCTCGTCTGGGGACTCGCCCTCGCCCTTGCCCGGATGGCCCCGGGCCGCGCCGGGCGCCCCCTGCGGCTGCTCGCCACCGGCTACATCGACGGCTTCCGGGCCGTACCGGCGATCATCATCATCTACCTCATCGGCTTCGGCCTGCCGCTCGCCGAGGTCCCGCTCCTCAGCTCCCTCAGCCCGGTCTGGTTCGCGATCCTCGCCCTCACCCTCACCTACGGGGCGTACGTCGCCGAGGTCTTCCGCGCCGGCATCGAGTCCATCGCCCCCGGCCAGACCGCGGCCGCCCGCTCGCTGGGCCTCTCCCAGGGCGCCACGCTCCGCCACGTGGTGCTGCCGCAGGCCACCCGGCGCGTCGTCCCGCCGCTGCTCAACGACTTCATCAGCCTGCAGAAGGACACCGCGCTGGTGAACGTCATCGGCACCATCGACGCCTTCAACCAGTCGAAGATCTACGCCTCGAACCACTTCAACCTCTCCTCGGTGACCGTGGTCGCACTGCTCTTCGTCGTCATCACCATCCCGCAGGCCCGGCTGGTCGACCGGCTCGTGGCCCGCGAGAACAAGCGCGGAAAGGAGGCCTGA